Part of the Herbiconiux aconitum genome, CTCTCGCGGGCCCGGTTCGACGCGGCCGACGCCGTGGCCTCGGCCGAGACGTCGAGGGTGCGGCTCGCACCCAGCAGCGCAGAACACAGCACCACGATCAGCATCGCCGTGATCACGGTGTGGTGATCGTTCGCGTTCGTGGTCGGCGTGATGTCGCGCAGCACCAAGCGGCCACCGAGCATCAACAGGATCAGCGCAGCCAGCGTCAACCACCCGCCGACCTGCCCCCACGCGATGACCGCCGCGATCACCACGAGCCCCGTGACCGAGAGCATCCAGGGCAATTGCCCGCCGGGAGCGCCGGCCGGGAAGAATCCGAGCGCCGGCCAGAGTGCTGCCAGCACCAGCACGTGCGACACGGCGGAGACCCCGTTGAGACGCCGGAGAGTCCGGGCGCTGCTTGCCGGCGCGACGACACCGACGACGATCGGAAAGATGCTCACGGCGACAGCCGCTATCGCGTACCAGGTGGGCAACGGAAGCGTATCGGTCTGTTCGACCAGAAGCAGATCGACGACCGTGACGGCCGCTTCGACGGCGGCGCCCACCGACAGGAGCCGCATGACGCGCAGTTCCGAGTCCAGCGGCGCCGGCCGAGGGGAGAGGGTCACGCGCCCGTGGGCAGCGGAAGGAAGCCGTCCTCCATCCCGCGGCGGTAGAGGTCGATCTTGCTGTTCGCCGGCCGCCCCAGCTGGCGGTAGACGGAGCGGATGCGGCGGATGTGGTCGTCGACCGTGTTCTCAGTGATTCCGAGTTCGACGGCGACCGACTTCGCGCCGAGGCCGGAGGCGTAGAGGGCGAGCACCTGGCGCTCACGGGCGGTGAGCGGCGCGCTGCGGAGGTCGGGGTCGGAATCGACCGCAGCCGCCCATTCCGTGGTCACGACGGCCTCACCGGCAGCGGCGCGCCCGATGGCGTCGAGGATGCTCGCGGCCGGCGCCGACTTGCGCACGATGCCGAGCGAAGGGCTGCGGGAGACTTCACGGATGAGGAACGGGTTCTCTCCCGAAGTCAGCGCGAGCACGCCGGCGCCCCAGGAGCGGAGCGCGTGCACGTTGTGGGAGGGTCGCGACCCGTCGCGGAGGTTGAGGTCGAGCACCACCAGGTCGACCAGGGCGGTGCGCTGCAGGAGTTCGGGCACGGTGTCGGCCGCACCCGCGAACTCCAGTTCGGGGCGGGAGGCGATCAGCGCGCCGATGGCCAGCGAGACGACTTCGTGGTCGTCGACGATCGCGACACGTCGCGGCATGAACACCCCCTTGAAGGGAAAGGGTAACCCGCGCAGGGAGGCCGGTACGACCGTCCGCCGCTGCGCGAGTGGTGCGAGAGCCGAAGCGCCCGCACCACCGCGATCCTGCGGCGGCGCGGGCGCCCGATGGCGGCGTCTGCTCCTGTTAGCCGAGCGGGCCGTACGTTGCGGGCGTGGTGCGCGCGTGCGTGGCCTGTTCGAAGGAGTAGGTGAGGCCGATCAGTGTTCCCTCGGCGTAGTCGTGACCCAGGAACTCCAGGTTCACCCCCGCGCCGGGGGTGGTGCCGTCGGCCTCGATCGATTGACCCATCGGAACCGTCACCGCCGGCATGCCGGTGTTCGGGCTGAGCCGCAGGTTGGTGCTCTGTGTGCCGTAGGGGTTCGCCGAGGGGTAGACCAGCGCATCCAGGTTCTGCTCGTCCATCATCGAGGTCACCAGCGTGTTGCCGTTGGCGATGGCCGTGGTGTGGCTGCCCGTGGGCCCTGCCCAGGCCTGGTAGGTGTCCTCGGTGATCTTGTCGCGCGAGGAGTAGGTGCTCTGGCGCGAGGGCACGTACTTGCCCGAATCGAGGATGCCCTGCAGCGAGCGGGCGGTGACGTCGGGGTCGAGGTGGGCGGCGATGTAGTTGTCCAGGTCGTGCTTGAACTCGTTGGTGCTGCCGCTGGACTCGCCGAGCACCTTCGAGAAGTCGGCCGGCGGAGTCACCTCCACCACGGTGGCGCCCTGCGCCTCGAGGGTGGCCTTCGCGTCGTTCCACAGCCGCACGGTGGTCGGGTTCGATCCGATCATCGAGGCGACGTAGCCGATCCGCGCGCCCTGCAGAGCGGTCGGGTCGAGGTAGGAGGTGTAGGAGTCGGGCACCTTGCCCTCCTGCTCCGAGGTGATCGGGTCGGCGGGGTCGACTCCGGCGACTGCGTCGAGCGCGACGGCCGCATCCGTCACACTGCGAGCGAGCGGTCCTCCGGTGTCCTGGCTGAGCGCGAGCGGGATGATGCCGTCACGGCTGGTGAGGCCGACCGTGGGGCGGATGCCGACGAGCTGGTTGTAGGAGGAGGGAACGCGGATCGAGCCGCCCGTGTCGGTGCCGAAGCCGATGCCGGCCAGGTTCGCCGAGATCGCGGCGCCCGTTCCACCGCTCGAGCCGCCCGCGGTCTGCGTGGTGTTGTAGGGGCTGGCGACGAGGGTGCTCGTGCCGGCGGGCTGGAAGGAGGAGAACTCCGAGACGAAGCCGAACGCGAACTCGTCGAGGCTGGCCTTGGCCAGGATGACGGCGCCCTCCTTGCGGAGCCCGGTGATCATCGCCGCGTCGGTCGCGGTCTGGTTGTCGTCCCAGCAGCCGCATCCGCCGGTCGTCGGCATGTCGGCGGTGTCGTAGTTGTCTTTCACCGCGATCGGCACGCCGAGCAAGGGGCTCGTCATGCCGTCGGCCGCGCGCTCGGCGTCGGCGTCGGCCGCCGCCTTCAGGGCGACGTCGCTGGTGGTGATGATCGAGTTGAGGGCGCGGGCCCCGTCACCGGGCGCGACGACCGTGCGGTCGTAGGCCGCGATGCGGTCGAGGTAGTCCTGCGTGATGGCCACCGAGGTGGTGACACCCGCGTTCATCGCGGCCTGCATGTCGATGGCCGAGGCCTCGATCAGGTCGAACGGCCCGTCGTCGTAGATCATCCGCTCCGACACGGCGGCGAGGTCGGCCACGGTGAGGATGCCGTCGGCATCCACGTCGGCCGCGGCGACGCTCGCCCAGTCGGGCGATGCGGTCGTGGCGCCGAGGTGGTCGCCGACGACGGCCAGGTCGTCTTTCGAAACCCGCTGGTCGCCGGTGAGGTCGAGGGCCGTGTAGTAGGGCGCCAGGAAGGCGGCCG contains:
- a CDS encoding response regulator transcription factor produces the protein MPRRVAIVDDHEVVSLAIGALIASRPELEFAGAADTVPELLQRTALVDLVVLDLNLRDGSRPSHNVHALRSWGAGVLALTSGENPFLIREVSRSPSLGIVRKSAPAASILDAIGRAAAGEAVVTTEWAAAVDSDPDLRSAPLTARERQVLALYASGLGAKSVAVELGITENTVDDHIRRIRSVYRQLGRPANSKIDLYRRGMEDGFLPLPTGA
- a CDS encoding amidase family protein; amino-acid sequence: MTSRRIRSTAIAAVSILATVAAGALAAAPANADPAPAGTTAAFLAPYYTALDLTGDQRVSKDDLAVVGDHLGATTASPDWASVAAADVDADGILTVADLAAVSERMIYDDGPFDLIEASAIDMQAAMNAGVTTSVAITQDYLDRIAAYDRTVVAPGDGARALNSIITTSDVALKAAADADAERAADGMTSPLLGVPIAVKDNYDTADMPTTGGCGCWDDNQTATDAAMITGLRKEGAVILAKASLDEFAFGFVSEFSSFQPAGTSTLVASPYNTTQTAGGSSGGTGAAISANLAGIGFGTDTGGSIRVPSSYNQLVGIRPTVGLTSRDGIIPLALSQDTGGPLARSVTDAAVALDAVAGVDPADPITSEQEGKVPDSYTSYLDPTALQGARIGYVASMIGSNPTTVRLWNDAKATLEAQGATVVEVTPPADFSKVLGESSGSTNEFKHDLDNYIAAHLDPDVTARSLQGILDSGKYVPSRQSTYSSRDKITEDTYQAWAGPTGSHTTAIANGNTLVTSMMDEQNLDALVYPSANPYGTQSTNLRLSPNTGMPAVTVPMGQSIEADGTTPGAGVNLEFLGHDYAEGTLIGLTYSFEQATHARTTPATYGPLG